One window of the Bacillota bacterium genome contains the following:
- a CDS encoding FtsX-like permease family protein: MKTLDRLLIRTVGATRSQFAAAALTLLVGLMIFVAMRTTHYNMETALSEYYRQYGFAHLFADLNSSPETITRDVASLPGVSRAEGRLIFDTRAEPSPGVRATVRVVSYPADHRINTLHIISGSLPDPVGGVELALLKQYADANNLAPGDPLTLFMHGEPVRATVTGVVESPEFVYAIKDARDMFPDFERFGIAFMPLKTAQNLLGMEGRINSLVATLDDEGRAADLRTSMEEDWSDLGMRVTERDNQLSHAVTMEELNGIGQFSTLLPTMFLGIGVVVVYLMVSRMVEAERIPIGILMALGYSKVAVIAHYVKYSILIGFSGSLSGIITGYLLALLMLPFFTQFYRIPLMQSSPRPGLYLAGLIASCLVSGCAGLLAALKTTSISPTEAMRPPVPQVGRAIFLEAFTAVWRRLASTSKMMLRSLMRNRRRLAFAVVGIGLTYACILVPLHSTIIFTSLLEKQFGELEAYDYSVSLTSPAGYSVLAEVESAAGASRVEPYAEQYLRINYGWREGFALARAIPVDTELFRLEDAGGRNLPIPTRGILIPEYLAGRLGASPGSVLRITSFTDRDREHDVPVTGIVRQYLGSTIYMSLEQMEEILGEKEILTGVAVKTHQDFRLSLDDVPRVEAVHSPADLIESYRSMMEMGIYSLSIMVLLGSVFGFATLFSTASISLSERLREFSTLRVLGFSKAEVFSIVLKENLTALVGGIILGVPLGHLFWILLARSFSTEIYYLPQDALFWPHVWTLGITLGFFASVMVAMWLKVRKVRFLDALKIRLT, from the coding sequence TTGAAGACACTGGACCGTCTCCTCATACGCACCGTGGGGGCCACGCGCTCCCAGTTCGCCGCTGCGGCCCTCACGCTCCTGGTGGGCCTGATGATCTTCGTGGCGATGAGGACCACACACTACAACATGGAGACGGCGCTGTCAGAATACTACAGGCAGTATGGGTTCGCGCACCTCTTCGCGGACCTAAACTCGTCGCCTGAGACCATCACCCGGGACGTGGCCTCCCTGCCTGGGGTGAGCCGGGCCGAGGGACGCCTGATCTTCGATACCCGTGCTGAACCCTCACCGGGCGTCCGCGCCACCGTCCGGGTGGTCTCCTACCCCGCCGACCACAGGATAAACACTCTCCACATCATCTCCGGTTCCCTGCCGGACCCCGTGGGAGGCGTGGAACTGGCCCTCTTGAAGCAGTACGCCGACGCCAACAATCTTGCGCCCGGGGACCCCCTTACCCTCTTCATGCATGGGGAACCCGTGAGAGCCACCGTGACAGGCGTGGTGGAGAGTCCCGAGTTCGTGTATGCCATCAAGGACGCAAGGGACATGTTCCCGGACTTTGAGAGGTTCGGGATAGCCTTCATGCCCCTTAAGACAGCCCAGAACCTCCTGGGCATGGAGGGCCGGATCAACAGCCTCGTGGCCACCCTGGATGATGAGGGAAGGGCGGCCGATCTCCGAACGTCCATGGAGGAGGACTGGAGTGACCTTGGCATGCGGGTCACCGAGAGAGACAACCAGCTGAGCCACGCCGTGACCATGGAGGAACTCAACGGCATCGGGCAGTTCTCCACGCTGCTGCCCACCATGTTCCTGGGGATAGGGGTGGTCGTGGTATACCTCATGGTGTCCCGGATGGTGGAGGCAGAGCGCATCCCCATCGGGATCCTGATGGCCCTGGGATACTCCAAAGTGGCAGTCATCGCCCACTACGTGAAGTACTCCATTCTCATCGGGTTCTCAGGCTCCCTTTCCGGCATAATCACCGGCTACCTCCTTGCCCTCCTGATGCTGCCCTTTTTCACCCAGTTCTACCGCATCCCGCTGATGCAGTCGTCCCCCCGGCCTGGGCTCTACCTGGCCGGACTCATAGCATCCTGCCTGGTCTCAGGGTGTGCCGGCCTCCTGGCGGCTCTGAAGACCACCAGTATCTCCCCGACTGAGGCCATGAGGCCTCCGGTGCCCCAGGTGGGGCGAGCCATCTTCCTAGAGGCCTTCACGGCCGTGTGGAGGCGCCTGGCGAGCACCTCCAAGATGATGCTCAGGAGTCTTATGCGAAACCGGAGGCGGCTAGCCTTCGCCGTAGTAGGGATCGGCCTTACCTACGCCTGCATACTGGTGCCCCTTCACTCCACCATCATCTTCACCTCACTTCTGGAGAAGCAATTCGGGGAGCTCGAGGCCTACGACTACTCGGTCAGCCTTACCTCCCCCGCCGGGTACAGCGTGCTTGCGGAGGTGGAATCGGCGGCGGGTGCATCCAGGGTTGAACCCTATGCCGAACAGTACCTGAGGATCAACTACGGGTGGAGGGAGGGGTTCGCGCTGGCCAGGGCAATCCCGGTGGACACGGAGCTCTTCAGGCTGGAGGATGCGGGGGGAAGGAACCTCCCCATACCCACCCGGGGCATACTCATCCCGGAGTACCTCGCCGGCAGGCTTGGCGCGTCTCCCGGGTCTGTGTTGCGCATCACCTCCTTCACCGACCGTGACCGGGAGCACGATGTGCCGGTGACTGGCATCGTCCGGCAGTACCTGGGCTCGACCATCTACATGTCCCTGGAGCAGATGGAGGAGATCCTCGGAGAGAAGGAGATCCTCACAGGCGTAGCAGTGAAGACCCACCAAGACTTCAGGCTCTCCCTGGATGACGTGCCCCGGGTGGAGGCTGTGCACTCCCCCGCGGACCTCATAGAATCCTACCGCAGCATGATGGAGATGGGCATCTACTCCCTCAGCATCATGGTGCTCTTGGGCAGCGTGTTCGGGTTCGCCACACTCTTCAGCACCGCTTCCATCAGCCTCTCGGAGCGTCTCAGGGAGTTCTCCACCCTGAGGGTTCTGGGCTTCTCCAAGGCCGAGGTCTTCTCCATCGTCTTGAAGGAGAACCTCACGGCGCTGGTGGGCGGTATAATCCTGGGTGTGCCCCTGGGCCACCTCTTCTGGATACTCCTGGCACGTTCATTCAGCACGGAGATCTACTACCTTCCCCAGGATGCACTCTTCTGGCCCCATGTCTGGACCCTGGGCATAACCCTGGGGTTCTTCGCCAGCGTTATGGTGGCCATGTGGCTAAAGGTGAGGAAGGTTCGCTTCCTGGACGCGCTGAAGATCAGGCTCACATAA
- a CDS encoding DUF3108 domain-containing protein has protein sequence MRLSWLIGGVFLLAALTLLGCGKPAEVDLSVPWTDGEISAYQLSQRGEAVGTIRLSLEEKDGAWEYRSVTEVSGFIEEVRVLAGKESLVPFRVDFLAKTQDTEISYQAVYQEGKAVINARKAGGAQSAQVKLPSPPYFENEQFLMLVRALPLQAGWEGRLNIIVTRTASKTELALEVVDRETVETPVGALQAWKVELEGANQFAWVEVEPPHRLVKYVNGNAETVSLLAEYRSGG, from the coding sequence GTGAGGCTCTCATGGCTCATAGGAGGTGTTTTCCTCCTTGCCGCTCTGACCCTGCTGGGGTGTGGTAAACCTGCAGAGGTGGACCTCTCCGTCCCCTGGACGGACGGGGAGATTAGTGCCTACCAGCTGAGCCAGAGGGGCGAGGCAGTGGGGACCATCAGGCTCTCCCTGGAAGAGAAGGACGGAGCGTGGGAGTACAGAAGCGTGACCGAAGTGAGTGGCTTCATTGAGGAGGTAAGGGTGCTGGCGGGCAAGGAGAGCCTGGTGCCATTCCGGGTGGATTTCCTGGCAAAGACCCAGGATACGGAGATTTCCTATCAGGCAGTCTACCAGGAGGGGAAGGCGGTCATCAACGCCAGGAAGGCCGGTGGCGCACAGTCGGCCCAGGTGAAACTGCCCTCGCCCCCCTACTTCGAAAATGAACAGTTCCTCATGCTGGTAAGGGCTCTCCCGCTTCAGGCTGGTTGGGAGGGCCGGCTGAACATCATAGTCACCCGCACCGCCAGCAAGACCGAGCTGGCCTTGGAGGTAGTGGACCGGGAGACCGTGGAAACCCCGGTGGGAGCCCTCCAGGCGTGGAAGGTGGAACTGGAGGGTGCAAACCAGTTTGCCTGGGTGGAGGTGGAACCGCCCCACCGGCTGGTGAAGTACGTGAACGGTAATGCGGAAACCGTGAGCCTCCTGGCTGAGTATCGCAGCGGGGGCTGA
- a CDS encoding ABC transporter ATP-binding protein — MPAIMVVEDVRKHYQLGDVTVKALRGIDLSIAQREFLVITGPSGSGKSTLLNIMGGMDFPTSGRVIYKDQEITALTDAGLTAYRRREVGFVFQIYNLMSFLTARENVELATEMVHDRALPADEALASVGLSDRASHFPSQLSGGEQQRVAIARVIAKRPGILLCDEPTGALDYETGKGILALLRNLNTQYGTTVVLITHNVAIGRMGDRVIRMRSGKAVEIIENPHPATAEEIEW, encoded by the coding sequence GTGCCCGCCATCATGGTCGTGGAGGATGTCCGGAAGCACTACCAGCTGGGGGATGTCACCGTAAAGGCGCTGCGCGGTATTGACCTTAGTATTGCCCAGCGAGAGTTCCTGGTAATCACCGGCCCCAGCGGTTCGGGCAAGAGCACGCTCTTGAACATCATGGGCGGCATGGACTTCCCCACGTCAGGCCGGGTCATATACAAAGACCAGGAGATCACCGCATTGACCGATGCCGGGCTCACCGCCTACCGGCGGAGGGAGGTAGGGTTCGTGTTCCAGATCTACAACCTCATGTCCTTCCTCACTGCCCGGGAAAACGTGGAACTGGCCACGGAGATGGTTCATGACCGGGCGCTCCCGGCAGACGAGGCCCTGGCCAGCGTTGGACTGTCAGACCGCGCCAGCCACTTCCCCTCCCAGCTCTCCGGGGGGGAACAGCAGCGCGTCGCCATTGCCAGGGTCATCGCAAAGCGCCCAGGGATACTCCTGTGCGACGAGCCCACTGGGGCGCTGGACTACGAGACGGGCAAGGGCATCCTGGCGCTCCTGAGAAACCTGAACACCCAGTACGGCACCACTGTTGTCTTGATTACCCACAACGTGGCCATCGGCCGCATGGGAGACAGGGTGATTAGGATGCGAAGCGGCAAGGCGGTGGAGATCATTGAGAACCCCCACCCCGCCACAGCTGAAGAGATAGAGTGGTAG
- a CDS encoding ABC transporter ATP-binding protein produces the protein MIRLSRVSKSYSRGAVKAVDALDLEVRSGEIFGFIGPNGAGKTTTIKMMVGLLEPDEGIIEVNGHDISREPLEVKRSLSFVPDNPVVYEKLTGIEYLNFMADVYGVPAGVRREKASHLLEMFGLGGAVNDLIQSYSHGMRQKIVLTAALLHDPAVFVMDEPMVGLDPRSSARLKDLMHDQASRGGTVFFSTHILEVAERLCDRVGIIHQGRLIACGTLDELRQQAQNKESLEKIFLEMTEE, from the coding sequence ATGATCAGGCTGTCCAGAGTATCCAAGAGCTATAGCAGGGGAGCCGTGAAAGCCGTGGACGCCCTTGACCTGGAGGTGAGGTCCGGCGAGATCTTCGGGTTCATAGGACCCAACGGCGCCGGCAAGACCACCACCATCAAGATGATGGTGGGCCTCCTGGAACCGGATGAGGGCATCATTGAGGTGAACGGACACGATATCTCCAGAGAACCCCTGGAGGTCAAGAGGTCCCTTAGCTTCGTGCCGGATAACCCCGTGGTGTACGAGAAGCTCACTGGCATCGAGTACCTGAACTTCATGGCAGACGTGTACGGGGTTCCTGCCGGTGTGCGAAGGGAGAAGGCATCCCACCTCCTGGAGATGTTCGGACTAGGAGGGGCCGTGAACGATCTCATCCAGAGCTACTCCCATGGGATGCGCCAGAAGATAGTGCTAACGGCCGCCCTCCTCCACGACCCTGCAGTGTTCGTCATGGATGAGCCCATGGTGGGGCTTGATCCCCGGTCCTCCGCCAGGCTCAAGGATCTCATGCACGACCAGGCCTCCCGGGGTGGCACTGTCTTCTTTTCCACCCACATCTTGGAGGTGGCTGAGCGCCTGTGTGACCGTGTGGGCATCATACACCAGGGCCGCCTGATAGCCTGCGGCACGCTGGATGAGCTCAGGCAGCAGGCCCAGAACAAGGAGTCCCTTGAAAAGATATTCCTGGAGATGACTGAGGAATGA
- a CDS encoding HlyD family efflux transporter periplasmic adaptor subunit produces MRKRLYIVVLVLVVGAVLFQLSRPKALEVEVAMAETGPVVKSISETGYLAPVREQTLFAETQFLVKQVAVEEGDRLPEGSLILVGDTEDLRLELAMADARFHAARARFLTASEFDVPLEIRSAEAELEAAKVEYERALEDYNELLEVNHIGLVKEEEWNLTRDRYNIAAARLKGAEAALRRAVGQASPEGLERYQAEMDAISLEMESLRAEMDKCVIQAPFDCVVASLEVDEGSLVLPGAPLASVYSGELMVRCEVLARDMPQIRLGQEVVVSGDALGGQVIPGRISKIYPQAVESLSELGLRQRRVPVEILLNAPSDRGALPGYPVDVDIVVHSSTSLRVPKRAVFEIDGTKHVFVVVNDRAQLAPVEAGAEGGDYVEVISGLSEGTAVLVSWPSEIAPGARVTLK; encoded by the coding sequence GTGAGAAAGAGACTCTACATCGTTGTGCTGGTCCTTGTGGTGGGGGCTGTGCTCTTCCAACTCTCCAGGCCCAAGGCCCTGGAGGTGGAGGTAGCCATGGCTGAGACCGGGCCGGTGGTCAAGTCCATCTCCGAGACAGGCTACCTGGCTCCAGTCCGCGAGCAAACCCTCTTTGCCGAGACGCAGTTCCTGGTGAAGCAGGTAGCAGTGGAAGAGGGCGACCGGCTGCCCGAAGGCAGCCTCATCCTCGTGGGTGATACCGAAGACCTCAGGCTCGAGCTGGCCATGGCCGACGCGCGGTTCCATGCCGCCAGGGCCAGGTTTCTCACGGCATCTGAGTTCGACGTGCCGCTCGAGATAAGGAGCGCCGAGGCGGAGCTGGAGGCAGCCAAGGTGGAGTACGAGCGGGCCCTGGAGGACTACAACGAACTCCTGGAGGTCAACCACATCGGGCTGGTCAAGGAGGAGGAGTGGAACCTCACCCGGGACCGCTACAACATAGCCGCGGCCAGGCTCAAGGGAGCCGAGGCCGCTCTCCGCCGGGCGGTGGGCCAGGCCTCCCCTGAGGGGCTGGAGCGGTACCAAGCTGAGATGGACGCTATTTCCCTGGAAATGGAGAGCCTCCGTGCGGAGATGGACAAGTGTGTAATCCAGGCGCCCTTCGACTGTGTGGTGGCCAGCCTGGAGGTAGACGAGGGGAGCCTGGTGTTGCCGGGGGCCCCCCTGGCCAGCGTTTACTCGGGCGAGCTTATGGTAAGGTGTGAGGTCCTGGCCCGGGATATGCCCCAGATCAGGCTGGGCCAGGAGGTGGTGGTCTCCGGGGATGCCCTGGGAGGGCAGGTGATCCCAGGTAGGATATCCAAGATCTACCCCCAGGCGGTGGAATCCCTTTCAGAACTAGGCCTGAGGCAACGGCGGGTGCCTGTGGAGATACTGCTGAATGCGCCCAGTGACCGAGGGGCGCTCCCCGGCTACCCGGTAGACGTGGACATTGTGGTCCACAGCTCCACATCCCTCAGGGTGCCAAAGCGCGCGGTATTTGAGATAGATGGCACCAAGCATGTCTTCGTCGTGGTTAACGACCGCGCCCAGCTGGCTCCAGTGGAGGCTGGGGCCGAGGGAGGAGACTATGTGGAGGTGATCTCGGGCCTATCAGAGGGAACGGCTGTCCTCGTATCCTGGCCTTCGGAGATCGCACCGGGAGCCAGGGTCACCCTGAAGTAG
- the rbr gene encoding rubrerythrin produces MPKGSRTEKNLLAAFAGESQARNRYTYYASQAKRDGFVQISNVFEETAAQEKEHAKKLFKYLEGGEVEIRTSFPAGVIGTTAENLRESARGENYEWNEMYPGFAKVAREEGFSEIANTFEAIAVAETQHERRFLGLLENVENGRVFRKPTPVTWRCLNCGYVTQGKEAPEVCPSCDHPRAHFEMLCENW; encoded by the coding sequence TTGCCTAAGGGAAGCAGGACTGAGAAGAACCTGCTCGCCGCTTTTGCCGGGGAGTCACAGGCCCGGAACAGGTATACCTACTATGCGAGCCAGGCCAAGAGAGATGGGTTCGTACAAATCTCCAATGTATTTGAAGAGACGGCCGCCCAGGAAAAGGAGCATGCCAAGAAGCTCTTCAAGTACCTGGAAGGTGGTGAGGTGGAGATCCGCACATCCTTCCCCGCCGGAGTCATCGGCACCACAGCAGAAAACCTGAGGGAATCCGCAAGGGGAGAGAACTACGAGTGGAACGAGATGTACCCCGGCTTTGCCAAGGTTGCCCGGGAAGAGGGCTTTAGCGAGATCGCCAACACCTTCGAAGCCATTGCGGTGGCAGAGACACAGCACGAGAGGCGTTTTTTGGGACTGCTTGAGAATGTAGAAAACGGCAGGGTATTTCGGAAGCCCACCCCAGTTACCTGGCGTTGCTTGAACTGTGGGTACGTGACACAAGGCAAGGAGGCACCTGAGGTATGCCCCTCGTGTGACCATCCTCGCGCCCACTTTGAGATGCTCTGCGAGAATTGGTGA
- a CDS encoding prepilin-type N-terminal cleavage/methylation domain-containing protein — protein sequence MKIFRRKKKGFTLIELMIVIAIIAVLAAILIVQWVGARQAAYDSEALTVARNCVLAAQVYYAQNKLSYLNLDKTDLANIEPSLGTTPVSITVNSATANGFEIRVDGQGSTPKTYWATEAGVTDVDPSP from the coding sequence GTGAAGATATTCCGGAGGAAGAAGAAGGGTTTCACCCTTATCGAGCTGATGATTGTCATTGCGATTATCGCCGTTTTGGCGGCAATACTGATCGTGCAGTGGGTAGGGGCGAGGCAGGCGGCCTATGACTCTGAAGCGTTGACGGTGGCGAGGAACTGCGTGCTGGCGGCCCAGGTGTACTACGCTCAGAATAAATTAAGCTATCTGAATTTAGACAAGACAGACCTTGCGAATATTGAACCTAGCCTGGGCACAACCCCGGTCTCAATTACCGTGAACAGCGCAACAGCTAATGGGTTCGAAATTCGGGTCGACGGCCAAGGTAGTACCCCAAAGACATACTGGGCAACAGAGGCGGGAGTTACTGATGTAGATCCCAGTCCTTGA